From a region of the Castor canadensis chromosome 7, mCasCan1.hap1v2, whole genome shotgun sequence genome:
- the Tmem275 gene encoding transmembrane protein 275, with protein sequence MSPTKKKSKGTLAQATTGRAQGRLPGLPSPALCCACGLCALLAGVNVTLVGAFASFLPRHNPPLVVGPALLVLALGFFVACCVCSHRGPASGARSLIARDSGQGARRAGQVALEIESSERTAQDTTAVQLSPAASSDRSSPVPGLFALDAPAPAAVYVPRTQRVQLNLPQERATS encoded by the coding sequence ATGTCCCCTACAAAGAAGAAGAGCAAGGGAACCCTGGCGCAGGCGACCACAGGCCGCGCCCAGGGCCGGCTGCCTGGCCTGCCTTCGCCCGCGTTGTGCTGTGCCTGCGGTCTGTGTGCGCTGCTTGCGGGCGTGAACGTGACGCTGGTGGGAGCCTTTGCCTCCTTCCTGCCCCGGCACAACCCGCCGCTGGTAGTGGGACCTGCGCTGCTCGTGCTGGCGCTCGGCTTCTTTGTGGCCTGCTGCGTGTGTAGCCACAGGGGCCCTGCATCCGGCGCGCGCTCCTTGATAGCGCGTGACTCCGGCCAGGGCGCCAGGCGCGCGGGGCAGGTGGCACTGGAGATAGAGAGCAGCGAACGCACAGCTCAGGACACCACTGCAGTGCAACTCAGCCCAGCTGCATCCTCTGACCGCTCCAGCCCGGTTCCCGGCCTCTTCGCCCTGGACGCGCCAGCGCCAGCAGCTGTCTATGTGCCGCGCACGCAAAGAGTCCAGCTCAACCTGCCCCAGGAGCGGGCCACCTCGTAG